From the Martelella mediterranea DSM 17316 genome, one window contains:
- a CDS encoding DUF2291 family protein — MSAQTTNPSSSPSARPRGSKLPMIIGTLAVVVVVAAMALDTKVVRIGTAEHVTEDGFSPEAFGVENFPVVQKSVEDRAVDAATLASDIAADKDAAIEKYGVKAGIGAVMAVSFTGVAGEAKGGIYPVAVDGVPEEITIRVQTGPAINGTDLRDATGTIAFGQFKNQIEYQDAGSALNNEMKKEVLADIDTANLSGKTVSVTGVFKLINPKNWLVTPVEMSVK, encoded by the coding sequence ATGAGTGCACAAACCACAAACCCTTCTTCCAGTCCTTCCGCCCGGCCGCGCGGCTCGAAACTGCCGATGATCATTGGCACGCTGGCGGTCGTGGTCGTCGTTGCCGCGATGGCCCTCGATACCAAGGTCGTGCGCATCGGTACCGCCGAGCATGTGACGGAAGACGGTTTCTCGCCGGAGGCCTTCGGCGTCGAAAACTTCCCCGTCGTGCAGAAAAGTGTCGAGGACCGAGCCGTGGATGCGGCAACGCTTGCGAGCGACATCGCTGCCGACAAGGACGCGGCGATCGAGAAATACGGCGTCAAGGCCGGGATCGGCGCTGTCATGGCGGTCAGCTTTACCGGCGTTGCCGGCGAGGCCAAGGGCGGCATCTACCCCGTTGCCGTGGACGGCGTGCCGGAAGAAATCACCATCCGCGTCCAGACCGGACCGGCGATCAACGGCACCGATCTGCGCGATGCCACCGGCACGATCGCGTTTGGCCAGTTCAAGAACCAGATCGAATATCAGGATGCCGGTTCCGCGCTGAACAACGAGATGAAGAAGGAAGTGCTCGCCGATATCGACACCGCAAACCTTTCCGGCAAGACGGTCTCCGTCACCGGCGTCTTCAAGCTGATCAATCCGAAGAACTGGCTGGTCACTCCGGTGGAGATGAGCGTGAAATGA
- a CDS encoding FGGY-family carbohydrate kinase has protein sequence MASHNGRGDILIGIDAGTSVIKAVAFDLGGRQVAEAAVKNRYRTGDDGSATQSMAETWEDCAEALRHLGEKLEGLAARTAAIAVTGQGDGTWLADGDHRPVGDAWLWLDARAAPTVDRLEKEAGARARFEATGTGLNTCQQGAQMAHIAATRPELLANAAVALHCKDWLYLNLTGARATDPSEASFTFGNFRNRAYDDAVIETLGLRDFRHLLPEIVDGTKTTHPLSPEAAKQTGLLAGTPVSLGFVDMVMTALGAGVYTGDAGTACSTIGSTGVHMRAVHASQVRLNDDNTGYVIALPVPGMVTQVQTNMAATLNIDWVLEVGRGLLADMGVEVSHRDLVAKIDDWLSRARPGALLYHPYISEAGERGPFINADARAGFIGLSAGHRYPDLVRAVVEGLAMAARDCYAEMGEMPGELRLTGGAARSRGLRGVLSATIGAPVRVSAREEAGAAGAAMMAAVAIGVYPDMERCIGEWVTPLLGEAERPDPAMAALYQRRYPTYAAARHALEPIWNAMAKDRRAERDGAAEAAADGRTTK, from the coding sequence ATGGCCAGTCACAATGGACGCGGCGATATTCTGATCGGCATCGATGCCGGCACCTCGGTCATCAAGGCCGTCGCCTTCGACCTTGGCGGCAGGCAGGTCGCCGAGGCGGCGGTGAAAAACCGCTACCGGACCGGCGACGATGGCTCGGCGACCCAGTCGATGGCGGAAACCTGGGAGGACTGCGCGGAAGCGCTCCGGCATCTGGGCGAAAAACTCGAGGGGCTTGCCGCCCGCACGGCGGCGATTGCCGTCACCGGACAGGGCGACGGCACCTGGCTTGCCGACGGCGACCACAGGCCGGTCGGCGATGCCTGGCTGTGGCTCGATGCCCGCGCAGCACCCACCGTCGACCGCCTGGAGAAGGAAGCCGGCGCGCGTGCCCGGTTCGAGGCGACCGGCACCGGGCTAAATACCTGCCAGCAGGGCGCGCAGATGGCGCATATCGCGGCGACGCGGCCGGAGCTTTTGGCCAATGCCGCCGTGGCGCTGCACTGCAAGGACTGGCTCTATCTCAACCTCACCGGCGCGCGGGCGACTGACCCTTCCGAGGCGAGCTTCACCTTCGGCAATTTCCGCAACCGCGCCTATGACGATGCCGTCATCGAGACGCTCGGCCTTCGTGATTTCCGGCATCTTCTGCCGGAGATCGTCGATGGCACCAAGACCACGCATCCGCTGAGCCCGGAAGCGGCGAAGCAGACCGGGCTCCTTGCCGGAACGCCTGTCAGCCTCGGCTTTGTCGACATGGTCATGACCGCGCTTGGCGCCGGCGTCTATACCGGCGATGCGGGCACGGCCTGTTCCACCATCGGTTCGACCGGGGTGCATATGCGCGCCGTTCACGCCTCGCAGGTGCGGCTCAATGACGACAATACCGGCTACGTCATCGCGCTGCCGGTTCCGGGCATGGTCACCCAGGTCCAGACCAATATGGCGGCGACGCTGAACATTGACTGGGTGCTGGAGGTGGGCCGCGGCCTGCTGGCCGATATGGGCGTCGAGGTCTCCCACCGCGATCTGGTTGCGAAGATCGACGACTGGCTTTCGCGCGCAAGGCCGGGCGCGCTCCTCTACCACCCCTATATTTCTGAGGCCGGCGAGCGCGGCCCGTTCATCAATGCCGATGCAAGGGCAGGGTTCATCGGCCTTTCCGCCGGACATCGCTATCCCGATCTTGTCAGAGCAGTGGTCGAGGGCCTCGCGATGGCGGCGCGCGATTGTTACGCGGAAATGGGCGAGATGCCCGGCGAGTTGCGCCTGACCGGCGGGGCCGCGCGGTCTCGCGGTCTGCGCGGCGTGTTGTCGGCAACGATCGGCGCGCCGGTCAGGGTTTCGGCGCGCGAGGAGGCAGGGGCCGCCGGGGCCGCGATGATGGCGGCGGTCGCGATCGGCGTCTATCCGGATATGGAGCGCTGCATCGGTGAATGGGTCACGCCGCTTCTGGGCGAGGCCGAGCGCCCTGATCCGGCGATGGCCGCACTCTATCAACGGCGCTATCCGACTTATGCCGCCGCGCGCCACGCGCTGGAACCGATCTGGAATGCAATGGCGAAGGATCGCCGCGCCGAACGTGATGGCGCGGCCGAGGCCGCCGCCGATGGAAGGACTACGAAATGA
- a CDS encoding glycerol-3-phosphate dehydrogenase, whose product MSEAGMIDLFVIGGGINGAGIARDAAGRGLSVVLCEKDDLAEGTSSRSGKLVHGGLRYLEYYEFRLVREALIEREVLMNNAPHIIWPLRFVLPHSPDDRPAWLVRLGLFLYDHLGGRKKLPGTRVLDLKRDPVGAPLLDKYTRGFEYSDCWVDDARLVVLNAVDAARKGATVLTRTPCVSARREDGCWTIETKDRMTGEAKTFRAKILVNAAGPWVNDVVRRVAGSNSSRNVRLVKGSHIITEKFWEGPHSYLVQNHDKRVIFINAYEGNKALIGTTDIAYEGRAEDVQADESEVQYLLDVVNRYFKQKLRRDDVEETFSGVRPLFDDGKGNPSAVTRDYVFDLDETGGAPMLNVFGGKITTFRELAERGMHKLQKFFPGMGGDWTDSAPLPGGDMENADYETFRDRMKTDYPWMPAALRRHYGRLYGTAIADIVGSADGIEGLGRHFGGDLYEAEARYLVEHEWARTAEDVLWRRTKHRLHLSDAEQAAFTVWFDAELK is encoded by the coding sequence ATGAGCGAAGCCGGAATGATCGATCTGTTTGTGATTGGTGGCGGGATCAATGGCGCGGGTATCGCGCGCGATGCCGCAGGCCGGGGCCTTTCCGTGGTGCTCTGCGAAAAGGACGATCTCGCCGAGGGCACCTCTTCGCGTTCCGGCAAGCTGGTCCATGGCGGGTTGCGCTATCTCGAATATTACGAGTTCCGGCTGGTGCGCGAGGCGCTGATCGAGCGCGAGGTGCTGATGAACAACGCGCCGCACATCATCTGGCCGCTGCGCTTCGTGCTGCCCCACTCGCCGGATGACCGGCCGGCCTGGCTGGTTCGCCTTGGCCTGTTTCTCTACGACCATCTCGGCGGCCGCAAGAAGCTGCCCGGCACCCGCGTTCTCGATCTGAAGCGCGATCCGGTCGGCGCGCCGCTGCTCGACAAATATACCCGCGGTTTCGAGTACTCCGACTGTTGGGTGGATGATGCCCGCCTCGTGGTGCTGAATGCGGTTGATGCCGCCCGCAAGGGCGCCACCGTGCTAACGCGAACGCCTTGCGTTTCCGCGAGGCGCGAGGATGGCTGCTGGACCATCGAGACGAAGGATAGGATGACCGGCGAGGCGAAGACCTTCCGGGCGAAAATCCTCGTCAATGCGGCCGGCCCCTGGGTGAATGACGTGGTGCGCCGTGTCGCCGGCTCTAATTCCAGCCGCAATGTCCGGCTCGTCAAGGGCAGCCATATCATCACCGAAAAGTTCTGGGAGGGGCCGCATAGCTACCTCGTCCAGAACCACGACAAGCGGGTGATCTTCATCAACGCCTATGAGGGTAACAAGGCGCTGATCGGCACCACCGACATCGCCTATGAGGGCCGCGCCGAGGATGTTCAGGCCGATGAGAGCGAGGTCCAGTACCTGCTCGACGTCGTCAACCGCTACTTCAAGCAGAAGCTCCGGCGCGACGATGTCGAGGAAACCTTCTCCGGCGTCCGCCCGCTGTTCGATGATGGCAAGGGCAATCCGTCGGCCGTAACCCGCGATTATGTCTTCGATCTCGACGAGACCGGCGGCGCGCCGATGCTCAATGTCTTCGGCGGCAAGATTACTACGTTTCGCGAGCTTGCCGAGCGCGGCATGCACAAATTGCAGAAGTTCTTCCCCGGCATGGGCGGGGACTGGACCGACAGCGCGCCGCTGCCCGGCGGCGACATGGAAAACGCCGATTATGAGACCTTCCGCGACCGGATGAAGACCGACTATCCATGGATGCCGGCCGCACTGCGCCGCCATTATGGCCGGCTCTATGGCACGGCGATTGCCGATATCGTTGGTTCGGCCGACGGGATCGAGGGTCTGGGCCGTCATTTCGGCGGCGATCTCTACGAGGCCGAGGCGCGTTACCTTGTCGAACACGAATGGGCCCGCACCGCCGAGGATGTGCTGTGGCGGCGGACAAAGCATCGCCTGCATCTGAGCGATGCCGAGCAGGCCGCCTTTACCGTCTGGTTCGATGCCGAGCTGAAGTAA
- a CDS encoding sugar-binding transcriptional regulator, which translates to MARAGRRRDFDESMALRAAWLHYGGGLTQAEVAARLDISTVKAHRLIAWANQSGAVKVSIDGDVAECVALETRLAEEFGLTHCEVVPDLGERGMPLRALGIAGARFIRQEIESERSDVIGVGHGRTLASAVDALPRIAANGVRFVSLMGGLTRNYAANPHDVIHRLAEKTGASAYVMPIPFFANTAADREVFLAQRGVSQVIDLAARSDLMLVGIGTANPGAQLVASHMIDVAEIGEVQERGGAGEVLGHFFDRDGQLVETSLSARTVSLDIRALGKRRIVAIAGGEEKLNAMAAVLRSGTISGLITDEATAAALADGRIG; encoded by the coding sequence ATGGCGCGAGCGGGTCGACGGCGCGATTTTGACGAGAGCATGGCGCTGCGCGCCGCGTGGCTTCATTACGGCGGCGGGCTGACGCAGGCCGAAGTTGCCGCGCGTCTGGATATCTCCACCGTCAAGGCCCACCGGTTGATCGCCTGGGCCAATCAGAGCGGTGCCGTGAAGGTGTCGATCGATGGCGATGTCGCCGAATGCGTCGCGCTCGAAACCCGGCTTGCCGAAGAATTCGGCCTCACCCATTGCGAGGTCGTGCCCGATCTCGGCGAACGCGGCATGCCGCTGCGAGCCCTCGGCATTGCCGGCGCGCGCTTCATCCGCCAGGAAATCGAATCCGAGCGCTCGGACGTGATCGGCGTCGGCCATGGCCGGACGCTGGCGAGCGCGGTTGACGCGCTGCCGCGAATCGCGGCTAACGGCGTGCGCTTCGTGTCGCTGATGGGCGGGCTGACCCGCAATTACGCCGCCAATCCGCATGACGTTATCCACCGGCTTGCCGAAAAGACCGGCGCCTCGGCCTATGTCATGCCGATCCCGTTCTTCGCCAACACGGCTGCCGACCGCGAGGTGTTTCTCGCCCAGCGCGGCGTGTCGCAGGTGATCGACCTCGCCGCCCGTTCCGATCTGATGCTGGTTGGCATCGGCACCGCCAATCCGGGCGCGCAGCTTGTCGCCTCCCACATGATCGATGTCGCCGAGATCGGCGAGGTGCAGGAGCGCGGCGGCGCGGGCGAGGTGCTCGGCCACTTCTTCGACCGTGACGGTCAGCTTGTCGAGACCTCGCTTTCGGCCCGCACCGTGTCGCTCGACATCAGGGCGCTGGGCAAGCGCCGGATCGTCGCGATCGCGGGCGGCGAGGAGAAGCTCAATGCCATGGCCGCGGTGCTGCGCAGCGGCACGATCAGCGGTCTGATCACCGACGAGGCGACCGCCGCCGCGCTTGCGGACGGCAGGATCGGATAG
- a CDS encoding sugar ABC transporter ATP-binding protein, with protein MTRTPDSQRSRDEIVLAARNIAKSYGNIHALKGVNFDVHYGSVTTLFGENGAGKSTLMKVLSGIVRPTSGEIILDGAPVTFSSAADATSQGISIIHQELSLAPNMNVRDNIFMGREIRTAKGVDFAEEERQTRILMEELEEDIDPLTPVEDLRLGQQQIVEIARALSVNSRILIMDEPTSALSASEVEVLFKVIADLKSRGVSIVYISHHLEEALQITDHAVVLRDGTMTAFGERKDIDLEWIVRNMVGDNFDLGSPPTGYEFGDIKLSLRDLCVEDASGTGRLAVDHLSLDVRAGEIVCIYGLMGAGRTEMLECIAGRSRSVGGQILLNGEDVSHLSIAQRIEAGLVLVPEDRQRDGLVQTMTVGRNLSLASIPTFTRRIFTSRKAERGIVEGAIDDVHIKTDGGGAAIGSLSGGNQQKVVIGKMLATHPGVMLLDEPSRGIDIGAKAEVFKLLGERAGRGLAVIYSTSEVGECFSVAHRIIVMARGQIVAEFDPSVSKEEIMAASGEAVAA; from the coding sequence ATGACCAGAACCCCAGACAGCCAGCGCAGCAGGGACGAAATCGTCCTCGCCGCCCGCAACATCGCCAAGTCCTATGGCAATATCCACGCGCTGAAGGGCGTCAATTTCGACGTCCATTATGGCAGCGTCACCACGCTTTTCGGCGAAAACGGCGCCGGCAAGTCAACGTTGATGAAGGTGCTTTCCGGCATCGTGCGCCCCACCTCAGGCGAGATCATTCTCGACGGCGCGCCGGTGACCTTCAGCTCGGCCGCTGATGCGACGTCACAGGGCATCTCGATCATCCATCAGGAACTCAGCCTCGCACCCAATATGAATGTGCGCGACAATATCTTCATGGGCCGCGAGATCCGCACCGCGAAAGGCGTCGATTTCGCCGAGGAGGAGCGCCAGACCCGCATTCTGATGGAGGAACTGGAAGAGGACATCGATCCGCTGACCCCCGTCGAGGATCTGCGCCTCGGCCAGCAGCAGATCGTCGAGATCGCCCGCGCGCTCTCCGTCAATTCCCGCATCCTGATCATGGACGAGCCGACCTCGGCGCTCAGCGCCTCGGAAGTCGAGGTGCTGTTCAAGGTGATCGCGGACCTCAAAAGTCGCGGCGTCTCGATCGTCTACATTTCGCATCATCTGGAAGAAGCGCTGCAAATCACCGACCATGCGGTGGTTCTGCGCGACGGCACCATGACCGCCTTTGGCGAGCGCAAGGATATCGATCTCGAATGGATCGTGCGCAACATGGTCGGCGACAATTTCGACCTCGGCTCCCCGCCGACGGGCTATGAGTTCGGCGACATCAAACTGTCGCTGCGCGATCTCTGCGTCGAGGACGCCTCGGGCACCGGCCGGCTGGCCGTCGATCATCTGTCGCTCGACGTGCGGGCCGGCGAGATTGTCTGCATCTACGGCCTGATGGGCGCCGGGCGCACCGAAATGCTGGAATGCATTGCCGGGCGCAGCCGCAGCGTCGGCGGCCAGATCCTGCTCAACGGCGAGGACGTGTCGCATCTCAGCATTGCCCAGCGGATCGAGGCCGGGCTGGTGCTGGTGCCGGAAGACCGGCAGCGCGACGGGCTGGTGCAGACCATGACGGTCGGCCGCAATCTCTCGCTCGCCTCGATCCCGACCTTTACCCGCCGCATCTTCACCTCCCGCAAGGCCGAGCGCGGCATCGTCGAGGGCGCGATCGACGACGTGCATATCAAGACCGATGGCGGCGGCGCGGCGATCGGCTCGCTTTCGGGCGGCAACCAGCAGAAGGTCGTGATCGGCAAGATGCTCGCCACCCATCCGGGCGTCATGCTGCTGGACGAGCCCTCGCGCGGCATCGATATCGGTGCCAAGGCGGAGGTGTTCAAGCTCCTCGGCGAACGCGCCGGGCGCGGGCTTGCGGTGATCTATTCCACCTCGGAAGTCGGCGAATGCTTCAGCGTCGCCCACCGCATCATCGTCATGGCGCGCGGGCAGATCGTCGCCGAGTTCGATCCGTCGGTATCAAAAGAGGAAATCATGGCCGCATCCGGCGAAGCCGTGGCCGCGTGA